The Thermanaerovibrio acidaminovorans DSM 6589 genome contains a region encoding:
- a CDS encoding ATP-binding protein — protein sequence MNPLEIAVVSGKGGTGKTTVSSALAAALKGDCVLCDADVNVPDLWILLRPRILEREDFMGQEKAEMRRHLCEGCGRCAAACRFDAIWLEDGEVRLDRRRCEGCGACAVVCPTGAISLSPSIQGDVFRSETDLGPFWHARLHPGGENSGRLVQLLRDRARKTGRELGKRWVLVDGPPGVACPAASAITGCQLALAVTEPSRSGLHDLRRLGELASRLRVPMAVVLNRSDLSEEGAQAVRRTCDEMGWPLLAEIPFDQEIARDLAMARIPSAPLAKAIQAIKEGMEDLLGEDAVEEGE from the coding sequence ATGAACCCCCTGGAGATCGCGGTGGTGAGCGGCAAGGGAGGAACCGGCAAGACCACCGTGTCCTCCGCCCTGGCGGCGGCGCTCAAGGGGGACTGCGTCCTGTGCGATGCGGACGTGAACGTGCCGGACCTTTGGATCCTATTGAGGCCCCGGATCCTGGAGAGGGAGGACTTCATGGGGCAGGAGAAGGCGGAGATGCGCCGCCACCTATGCGAAGGTTGCGGAAGGTGCGCCGCCGCTTGCCGGTTCGACGCCATATGGCTGGAGGATGGAGAGGTTCGGCTGGATCGGCGTCGATGCGAGGGGTGCGGGGCCTGCGCCGTGGTTTGCCCCACGGGGGCCATCTCCCTCTCCCCGTCGATCCAAGGGGACGTCTTTCGTAGCGAGACGGACCTGGGCCCCTTCTGGCACGCCCGGCTGCACCCCGGGGGGGAGAACTCCGGCCGGCTGGTTCAGCTCCTCAGGGATAGGGCCCGGAAGACCGGACGGGAGCTCGGTAAGCGCTGGGTCCTGGTGGACGGGCCCCCGGGGGTCGCCTGCCCCGCCGCCTCGGCCATAACCGGTTGCCAACTGGCCCTGGCGGTCACCGAGCCCTCCAGGAGCGGGCTTCACGACCTGAGGCGTCTTGGGGAGCTGGCAAGCCGCCTCAGGGTCCCCATGGCGGTGGTCCTGAACCGCTCGGACCTCTCGGAGGAGGGGGCCCAGGCGGTGAGACGGACCTGCGATGAGATGGGATGGCCCCTCTTGGCGGAGATACCGTTCGACCAGGAGATCGCAAGGGACTTGGCCATGGCCAGGATACCCAGCGCCCCCTTGGCGAAGGCCATCCAGGCCATCAAAGAGGGCATGGAGGATCTCCTGGGCGAGGATGCCGTCGAGGAGGGAGAATGA
- a CDS encoding ABC transporter ATP-binding protein — translation MTPIDLILEGVGRRFTTPGGALDALKDVRLGIPWGTMTAVVGRSGCGKTTLLRLIAGLDSPTTGTIRFASRHGGELDRDHVRFGMVFQEPRLMPWLSVEGNVAFPLVGRFGRAEISRRVDGALEMTGLTDFRSAMPHQISGGMAQRVALGRALAYDPDVVLMDEPFASLDYFTRRVMQREVLRIRQRTGKTFILVTHDIDEALAMGDSVVVLRDGEVAGTFHVPHLLDDSIHAELSQIKREILMSIGEV, via the coding sequence ATGACGCCCATTGACCTTATATTAGAGGGGGTGGGGCGCCGGTTCACCACCCCCGGTGGGGCCTTGGACGCCCTGAAGGATGTTCGGTTGGGGATACCCTGGGGTACCATGACGGCGGTGGTGGGTCGGAGCGGGTGTGGAAAGACCACGTTACTTCGGCTGATAGCCGGCCTGGACAGTCCCACCACCGGAACCATCCGGTTCGCCTCCCGCCATGGCGGGGAGCTGGACCGAGACCATGTCCGCTTCGGCATGGTCTTCCAGGAGCCCCGGCTGATGCCCTGGCTGTCGGTGGAGGGGAACGTGGCCTTCCCGCTGGTGGGCAGGTTCGGTCGGGCCGAGATCTCCCGCCGGGTCGATGGGGCCCTCGAGATGACCGGGTTGACCGATTTCCGCTCCGCCATGCCCCACCAGATATCCGGCGGAATGGCTCAGCGGGTGGCCTTGGGACGGGCGTTGGCCTACGATCCCGACGTGGTGCTCATGGACGAGCCCTTCGCTTCCTTGGATTACTTCACCAGAAGGGTCATGCAGAGGGAGGTCCTGCGAATCCGCCAGAGGACCGGAAAGACCTTCATCCTGGTCACCCACGACATCGACGAGGCTCTGGCCATGGGGGACTCGGTGGTGGTGCTGAGGGATGGGGAGGTGGCGGGCACGTTCCATGTGCCCCACCTCCTGGACGATTCGATCCACGCGGAGCTGTCCCAAATCAAGAGGGAGATTTTGATGTCCATAGGGGAGGTGTAG
- a CDS encoding ATP-binding protein: MPSLGDRPMAIAVVSGKGGAGKTSFSASLVLSRRGVTAVDADVEEPNLALLLGNPPMATMNATIPTPQVVDDLCARCGTCSRTCRFGAVFSFGQAPPVFNSLCHGCGACVLACPRGALYQVDRPVGVIGRGVAGDAILVEGRLLVGNPNPVPVIHRAIEVGLAEGRDAVIDSPPGAACPMMAAVREADAVILVTEPTPFGRADAEVAAQVLVELGKPTALVVNRSGILEEDPPLGGILGTLPELARISFSRRVAEGYAVGVPPSAVDPSWAMAAESAWRWVMEVTG, encoded by the coding sequence ATGCCATCACTAGGCGATAGGCCCATGGCCATTGCGGTGGTGAGCGGCAAGGGCGGGGCGGGGAAGACGTCTTTCTCCGCCTCCCTCGTCCTGTCCAGGCGGGGGGTTACGGCCGTCGACGCGGACGTGGAGGAACCCAACCTGGCCCTGCTCCTGGGCAACCCGCCCATGGCCACCATGAACGCCACCATCCCTACCCCCCAGGTGGTGGATGACCTTTGCGCCCGTTGCGGCACCTGTTCCAGGACATGCCGTTTCGGCGCCGTGTTCTCCTTTGGACAGGCCCCCCCGGTCTTCAATTCCCTCTGCCACGGATGCGGGGCCTGCGTGCTGGCTTGTCCCCGTGGGGCGCTATACCAGGTGGATAGGCCGGTGGGGGTGATTGGCCGGGGCGTGGCGGGGGACGCGATCCTGGTGGAGGGGCGCCTCCTGGTAGGTAACCCCAATCCGGTCCCGGTGATCCACCGGGCCATTGAGGTTGGGTTAGCGGAGGGAAGGGATGCGGTGATCGACTCCCCCCCGGGGGCCGCCTGTCCAATGATGGCGGCGGTGCGAGAGGCGGACGCGGTCATCCTGGTGACCGAGCCCACCCCCTTCGGGAGGGCGGACGCGGAGGTGGCCGCCCAGGTTTTGGTGGAGCTGGGGAAGCCCACCGCCCTGGTGGTGAACCGCTCCGGGATCCTGGAGGAGGACCCTCCACTTGGGGGGATCCTGGGCACCCTGCCGGAGCTTGCAAGGATATCCTTTTCCAGGAGGGTGGCGGAGGGATACGCGGTGGGGGTACCGCCCTCTGCGGTGGACCCCTCGTGGGCGATGGCGGCCGAGTCCGCCTGGAGATGGGTAATGGAGGTGACCGGATGA
- a CDS encoding P-loop NTPase, translating to MSENACGNCAQRGACDSTPEACGVSKGPKRSIGRIVAIGSGKGGVGKSSVSALMAVALARKGLKVGILDADITGPSIPKLMGISSMPMGSPLGIIPPKSPTLGISVMSINLLLEDATKPVIWRGPIIANTIKQFYEEVLWGDLDALLIDLPPGTSDAPLTVMQSIPLDGMVVVTSPQELANMVVEKAMHMATMMNTEILGLVENMAYAICPHCGQRWDVFGPSSLDQLASKWSVERVATLPMDTSISKLGDMGRIEEYHNLELLDPIIQAFIGPQET from the coding sequence GTGTCTGAGAACGCCTGTGGCAACTGCGCCCAGAGGGGGGCGTGCGATTCGACCCCCGAGGCATGCGGTGTGAGCAAGGGCCCCAAGAGGTCCATCGGTCGGATAGTGGCAATCGGCAGCGGCAAGGGTGGGGTGGGCAAGAGCTCCGTCTCGGCCCTGATGGCGGTGGCCCTGGCTAGGAAGGGCTTAAAGGTGGGGATCCTGGACGCGGACATCACCGGCCCATCCATCCCAAAGCTTATGGGGATAAGCTCCATGCCCATGGGATCCCCACTGGGGATCATCCCGCCCAAATCTCCCACCCTGGGCATATCGGTCATGTCCATCAACCTTCTGTTGGAGGACGCCACCAAGCCGGTGATATGGAGGGGGCCCATAATAGCCAACACCATCAAGCAGTTCTACGAAGAGGTCCTCTGGGGGGACCTGGACGCCCTGCTGATAGACCTTCCGCCGGGGACCTCGGACGCGCCGCTGACGGTCATGCAGAGCATACCCCTGGACGGGATGGTGGTGGTCACCTCCCCCCAGGAGCTGGCCAACATGGTGGTTGAGAAGGCAATGCACATGGCTACCATGATGAACACCGAGATACTGGGCCTGGTGGAGAACATGGCCTACGCCATATGCCCCCACTGCGGCCAGCGATGGGACGTGTTCGGCCCCAGCAGCCTGGATCAGCTGGCCTCCAAGTGGTCGGTGGAGAGGGTGGCGACCCTTCCGATGGACACCTCCATATCCAAGCTGGGGGACATGGGACGCATCGAGGAGTACCACAACCTGGAGCTGCTGGATCCGATTATCCAGGCCTTCATCGGCCCCCAGGAGACTTAG
- a CDS encoding NifB/NifX family molybdenum-iron cluster-binding protein: MKIAVPMEGGLVCPHFGHAPEFLVVATDEDKPVAREVYENPGHEPGRLPRWLADLGVKTILAGGMGDRAVSLFKANGIRVCLGVSGPAEEVVDAFLSGRLEEGESLCDHQPGSVCGHGDGGCHH, encoded by the coding sequence TTGAAGATAGCGGTTCCGATGGAGGGGGGGCTGGTCTGCCCCCACTTCGGTCACGCCCCTGAGTTCCTGGTGGTTGCCACCGACGAGGACAAACCGGTGGCGCGGGAGGTCTACGAGAACCCGGGACATGAGCCGGGCAGGCTTCCCCGGTGGCTGGCGGACCTGGGGGTCAAGACCATCCTGGCGGGGGGCATGGGAGATAGGGCGGTATCCCTCTTCAAGGCCAACGGCATAAGGGTCTGTCTAGGGGTATCGGGCCCCGCGGAGGAGGTGGTGGACGCGTTCCTCTCCGGCCGGCTAGAGGAGGGGGAGAGCCTCTGCGACCACCAGCCGGGGAGCGTCTGCGGCCACGGAGACGGAGGATGCCATCACTAG
- a CDS encoding ABC transporter permease produces the protein MNRAKGDQIGYENYDPDPRRATSGSPVLWGPGAVIAGALLALWWIGSRMGLWTSYILPSPSAVGAAFLDLVYSGRLREHLLSSLTRIGMGFTMSSAVALPAGILMGLRPRLRRAISPLLEFMRHVPPLALLPLLILWFGIGEGSKLAVIALASFFPAFINAMEGVMGCDRSLVEVGHAFGLSEREIIGRIVLPYSLPYVLAGLRLALGYSWRSLIGAELLAASSGLGYMIQDAQAMSRPDVALVGIFVIGLVGIASDGLFRVITSSLLVGRRWGDDAH, from the coding sequence ATGAACCGAGCCAAGGGAGATCAGATTGGTTACGAAAACTATGATCCGGATCCCCGGAGGGCTACATCCGGTTCGCCGGTCCTTTGGGGCCCAGGGGCGGTGATCGCCGGGGCGCTCCTGGCCCTATGGTGGATCGGATCAAGGATGGGGCTCTGGACTTCCTACATACTGCCCTCCCCTTCGGCGGTGGGGGCAGCATTCCTGGACCTGGTCTACTCCGGCAGGCTGAGGGAGCACCTTTTGTCCAGCCTGACCAGGATAGGGATGGGCTTCACCATGTCCTCCGCGGTGGCCCTCCCGGCGGGGATCCTAATGGGGTTGAGGCCCCGGTTGCGCCGGGCCATCTCCCCCCTCCTGGAGTTCATGCGCCACGTGCCGCCCCTTGCCCTGCTTCCCCTCCTGATACTTTGGTTCGGAATAGGGGAGGGGTCCAAGCTGGCGGTCATAGCCCTGGCGTCCTTCTTCCCCGCCTTCATCAACGCCATGGAGGGGGTTATGGGGTGCGACAGGTCCCTGGTGGAGGTGGGACACGCCTTCGGGTTGTCCGAGAGGGAGATCATCGGTCGGATAGTCCTTCCGTACTCGCTGCCCTACGTGTTGGCGGGCTTGAGGCTTGCCCTGGGCTACAGCTGGCGGTCCCTCATAGGGGCGGAGCTCCTGGCGGCCTCCTCGGGGCTTGGGTACATGATCCAGGATGCCCAGGCCATGTCCAGGCCCGACGTGGCCCTGGTGGGCATATTCGTCATAGGTCTGGTGGGGATAGCCTCCGATGGGCTATTCAGGGTCATAACATCGAGCCTGCTGGTGGGGAGGAGGTGGGGGGATGACGCCCATTGA
- a CDS encoding DMT family transporter, translating into MNKGISRRAVLLADGAILMAAAFWGVGFAVLKDTLDYLPPFTVLVVRFLIGGLMLGLVFLRHFRGLSRTSLKDGLITGILLFCAFSLQTVGLMWTTAGKQAFLTATYVVLAPLVSWGISRVFPGLRAMVASLTCLTGIWALSSADAVVLNRGDVMTLMSAFFYACHLIAVDRFTKRTDPVALAAMQMVVLGLISLPFAAFEAPSFHMPLRGWMSLLYMILFSTVGAFTIQNVAQKYTSPTHAALLLSTEAVFGAVSGVMILGERFTLQMVLGGSLVMFAILLVEMPWPKALSSQGEATDP; encoded by the coding sequence ATGAACAAGGGGATCTCTCGTCGGGCTGTGCTGTTGGCGGACGGGGCCATACTGATGGCCGCCGCCTTCTGGGGGGTTGGGTTCGCGGTTCTGAAGGACACGCTTGACTACCTCCCTCCGTTCACGGTCCTGGTGGTTCGGTTTCTCATCGGTGGTCTTATGCTTGGCCTGGTGTTCCTCCGGCACTTCAGGGGGCTGAGCCGCACCAGCCTGAAGGACGGGCTGATCACCGGGATCCTTCTCTTCTGCGCCTTCTCACTTCAGACCGTGGGTCTCATGTGGACCACCGCGGGCAAGCAGGCGTTCCTCACCGCTACCTACGTGGTCCTGGCCCCCCTGGTCTCCTGGGGCATAAGCCGGGTCTTCCCCGGTCTCAGGGCCATGGTGGCGTCCCTCACTTGTCTTACGGGCATATGGGCCCTCAGCTCCGCCGATGCGGTGGTTCTAAACCGGGGGGACGTGATGACCCTCATGTCCGCCTTCTTCTACGCCTGTCATCTCATCGCGGTGGATCGGTTCACCAAGCGGACCGACCCGGTGGCGCTGGCGGCCATGCAGATGGTGGTCCTGGGGCTCATAAGCCTGCCCTTCGCCGCCTTCGAGGCCCCTTCTTTCCACATGCCCCTCCGGGGGTGGATGTCGCTCCTGTACATGATCCTCTTCTCTACCGTGGGGGCCTTCACCATCCAGAACGTGGCCCAGAAGTACACCTCCCCCACTCACGCGGCGCTGCTGCTATCCACCGAGGCGGTGTTCGGCGCCGTATCGGGGGTCATGATCCTGGGGGAGCGGTTCACCCTCCAGATGGTCCTGGGGGGCTCCCTGGTGATGTTCGCCATCCTGCTGGTGGAGATGCCCTGGCCCAAGGCGCTGTCGTCCCAGGGAGAGGCTACAGATCCCTGA
- a CDS encoding dicarboxylate/amino acid:cation symporter encodes MLCLSGSNGSKGLLGFYFGTSLVARILVATALGAAVGLALGPQAAAVKPLGDLLLRLLRMIVVPVVFFSLVVGASSVSPSRLGSVGIKLIAYYTITTALAVTVGLLFANLLKPGLGLVLEGTGGATLSATPPSLVETLLNVVPTNPVEALAGGNMLQIIFFALLLGIGISTLSESQDPRLSSAGQAVFKVCEGGAEAMYKITKWIMEYAPIGVFALIATVFSQQGSKVAGPLAMALGTVYLAFGAHMVVIYGAALKAFGLSPLGFFRRAREAMITAFVTRSSSATLPVTMEVSEEMLGVSKGIFSFTLPLGATINMDGTAIYQGVCVMFVANCMGQALSLSQQLTVILTATLASIGTAGVPGAGAIMLLMVLNSVGISVSEGTAAAAAYAMILGIDSIMDMGRTLLNVTGDMVGTVVVAKGEGELDGSKWD; translated from the coding sequence GTGTTGTGTTTGAGCGGTTCCAACGGTTCCAAGGGCTTATTGGGTTTTTACTTCGGCACCAGCCTGGTGGCTAGGATCCTTGTCGCCACCGCGCTGGGGGCGGCGGTGGGGCTCGCCCTGGGACCCCAGGCGGCGGCGGTCAAGCCCCTGGGCGACCTGTTGCTTCGTCTTCTGAGGATGATAGTGGTTCCCGTGGTCTTCTTCTCCCTGGTGGTTGGGGCCTCCAGCGTTTCCCCCTCCAGGCTGGGCTCCGTTGGGATCAAGCTCATCGCCTACTACACCATAACCACCGCCCTGGCGGTGACGGTGGGGCTCCTCTTCGCGAACCTGCTCAAGCCCGGGCTTGGGCTGGTCCTGGAGGGCACCGGCGGGGCCACCCTGTCGGCCACCCCGCCGAGCCTGGTTGAAACCCTCCTCAACGTGGTGCCCACCAACCCGGTGGAGGCCCTGGCGGGGGGGAACATGCTCCAGATAATATTCTTCGCCCTGCTGCTGGGCATAGGCATAAGCACCCTCTCCGAGTCCCAGGACCCGCGGCTCAGCTCCGCCGGGCAGGCGGTCTTCAAGGTCTGCGAGGGCGGGGCGGAGGCCATGTACAAGATCACCAAGTGGATCATGGAGTACGCCCCCATCGGGGTCTTCGCCCTGATCGCCACCGTATTCTCCCAGCAGGGAAGCAAGGTTGCCGGGCCTCTGGCCATGGCGTTGGGGACCGTTTACCTGGCTTTCGGGGCCCACATGGTGGTGATCTACGGGGCGGCCCTCAAGGCCTTCGGCCTGAGTCCCCTTGGCTTCTTCCGCCGCGCCAGGGAGGCCATGATAACCGCCTTCGTGACCCGCAGCAGCAGCGCCACCCTGCCGGTCACCATGGAGGTGTCGGAGGAGATGCTCGGGGTCTCTAAGGGCATATTTTCCTTCACCTTGCCGCTGGGGGCAACCATAAACATGGACGGCACCGCCATATACCAGGGGGTGTGCGTCATGTTCGTGGCCAACTGCATGGGGCAGGCCCTCTCCCTTAGCCAGCAGCTTACGGTGATACTGACCGCCACCCTGGCCTCCATAGGCACCGCAGGGGTGCCGGGAGCGGGGGCCATAATGCTGCTCATGGTGCTCAACTCGGTGGGCATATCGGTGTCGGAGGGGACCGCCGCTGCCGCCGCCTACGCCATGATCCTGGGTATCGACTCCATAATGGACATGGGGCGCACCCTGCTCAACGTGACGGGCGACATGGTGGGCACCGTGGTGGTGGCCAAGGGCGAGGGGGAGCTGGACGGATCCAAGTGGGATTGA
- a CDS encoding NifB/NifX family molybdenum-iron cluster-binding protein: MIAVAAEGREPSARPAERFARAPWFLIFDPSGSFVQAMDLAVGEHGAAAAAVGLLSAKGVSVVLAPRLGPNAASALKAANMRAYLAEGATAADCVARYLSGEAIPLD; encoded by the coding sequence ATGATAGCCGTAGCAGCGGAGGGGCGGGAGCCAAGCGCAAGGCCCGCGGAACGATTCGCCAGGGCCCCGTGGTTCCTGATCTTCGACCCCAGTGGGTCGTTCGTCCAGGCGATGGACCTGGCGGTTGGGGAGCACGGGGCGGCCGCGGCGGCGGTGGGTTTGCTATCCGCTAAAGGCGTGTCGGTGGTCCTGGCCCCGAGGCTTGGTCCCAACGCCGCATCTGCACTGAAGGCGGCCAATATGAGGGCCTACCTCGCCGAGGGGGCCACCGCAGCGGATTGTGTGGCCCGGTACCTCTCAGGAGAGGCGATCCCCCTGGACTGA
- a CDS encoding Fur family transcriptional regulator translates to MAEGARGDLRQRTERYLEALARKGCRRTGPRRLIIETLLESQGEHLSAREIMERVQSKDPSVGFATVYRTLMVLSQVGLVHAVDRGEGFSRFHLAEGGTHLYVLCSRCGRIQHLDDQEAKVEALRDWAGKVGYRLMPQTIQILGICPQCGDDPPPEGIDHRYVSCCGRRRRRCTP, encoded by the coding sequence TTGGCTGAGGGGGCACGTGGGGACCTCCGCCAGAGGACCGAGCGGTACCTGGAGGCCCTGGCGCGGAAGGGGTGTCGCAGGACCGGCCCAAGGCGACTGATCATCGAAACCCTGCTGGAGAGCCAAGGGGAGCACCTCAGCGCCCGGGAGATCATGGAGCGGGTCCAGTCCAAGGACCCCTCGGTGGGCTTCGCCACCGTCTACAGGACGCTGATGGTGCTCAGCCAGGTGGGGCTGGTACACGCCGTCGACCGGGGGGAGGGCTTCTCCCGGTTCCACCTGGCCGAGGGGGGCACCCACCTGTACGTCCTCTGCAGCCGTTGTGGAAGGATCCAACACCTGGATGACCAGGAGGCCAAGGTGGAGGCCCTAAGGGACTGGGCCGGGAAGGTGGGGTATCGGCTCATGCCCCAGACCATCCAGATACTGGGGATATGCCCCCAGTGCGGGGATGACCCCCCCCCGGAAGGGATCGACCACCGATACGTCTCCTGCTGCGGACGCCGCCGAAGGAGATGCACCCCATAG
- a CDS encoding DUF1576 domain-containing protein: protein MVEEQRKEFRRYWIVASFMFAVAIYGMYLCDGQVDELLAGLTRIITSPSTLITDYVLLGGPSAAFVNAGMLGLSALGVCAVAGVGLTGPAIAAVFTVCGFGFFGKNLFNVWPIIFGVALHSRFKGLPFKDHLLIALFGTSLAPLVSELAFGGHLSPMGNGPFSLVMAVLGGLAVGFFLPPLAKHFLVVHQGYNLYNVGFSCGFLGLVALGTLRALGIPLEGGFYWFHGGHDLFFVPLLLFFSGMIITGFIICPDFRRGLAELYSSSGRLVSDFVQYAGFGPSLVNMGTLGLVGLLYLKFTGGDINGPTIGGLMTLSGFGGFGKHLRNVLPVALGTWFAGAISVWPVNNPGATLAVLFSGCLAPVGGAFGPAAGFAAGFLHLIVVMTVGGIHGGLSLYNNGLSGGIVAAMLLPVLESLREED from the coding sequence ATGGTGGAGGAGCAGCGCAAGGAGTTCCGTCGATACTGGATCGTGGCATCCTTCATGTTCGCCGTGGCCATCTACGGGATGTACCTCTGCGACGGCCAGGTGGACGAGCTATTGGCGGGTCTGACCCGGATAATCACCTCCCCGTCTACCCTTATAACCGACTACGTGCTGCTTGGGGGCCCCAGCGCCGCCTTCGTCAACGCGGGGATGCTGGGCCTGTCTGCCTTGGGGGTCTGTGCCGTGGCGGGGGTGGGGCTCACCGGTCCCGCCATAGCGGCGGTCTTCACCGTCTGCGGGTTCGGGTTCTTCGGCAAGAACCTGTTCAACGTGTGGCCCATAATATTCGGCGTGGCCCTCCACAGTCGGTTCAAGGGGCTCCCATTCAAGGACCACCTGCTCATAGCCCTCTTCGGAACCTCCCTGGCACCACTGGTGAGCGAGCTGGCCTTCGGCGGCCACCTGTCCCCCATGGGCAACGGTCCCTTCTCGCTGGTGATGGCGGTGCTAGGCGGCCTGGCGGTGGGGTTCTTCCTGCCCCCCTTGGCCAAGCACTTCCTGGTGGTCCACCAGGGTTACAACCTCTACAACGTGGGCTTCTCCTGCGGCTTCCTGGGGCTGGTGGCCCTGGGCACCCTGAGGGCCCTGGGCATACCCCTGGAGGGGGGCTTCTACTGGTTCCACGGGGGACACGACCTGTTCTTCGTTCCTCTCCTGCTCTTCTTCTCCGGGATGATCATAACGGGGTTCATAATATGTCCCGATTTCAGGCGGGGCCTGGCGGAGCTCTACTCCTCCTCAGGACGTCTCGTGTCGGACTTCGTCCAGTACGCCGGGTTCGGCCCCTCGCTGGTTAACATGGGCACCCTGGGCCTGGTTGGGCTCTTATATCTCAAGTTCACCGGGGGGGACATCAACGGCCCCACCATAGGGGGGCTAATGACCCTCTCGGGCTTCGGCGGCTTCGGCAAACACCTGAGGAACGTGCTCCCCGTGGCATTGGGGACCTGGTTTGCGGGGGCCATCTCCGTCTGGCCGGTCAACAACCCGGGCGCCACCCTGGCGGTGCTCTTCAGCGGATGCCTCGCCCCCGTGGGGGGTGCCTTCGGCCCCGCCGCGGGCTTCGCCGCCGGGTTCCTTCACCTCATCGTGGTCATGACCGTGGGGGGCATCCACGGGGGGCTCAGCCTGTATAATAACGGTCTATCGGGCGGCATCGTGGCC
- a CDS encoding ABC transporter substrate-binding protein, translating to MNVKLSRIFWALCVALALVGGPVGRSMAGDRVNITYVKAPLNVPSIVERHLGLFEKAFAPLGYRVDFPELTTGPQQTQAMAAGSVQVAHCLGGTSALLAAAGGVDLKIVGIYSRSPKAFVILVKDPSIRTVKDLKGRTVVGPKGTVLHQLLVAALRVHRLEQRDVEFLDMGIPNGVAALMAGRAHAALAAGPSVTRAVKEGARILTDGNGLVEGTTVIAMSGSFVREKPKLARLFLKTHRDALAWIRAHPMEAEEMTAKETGLSPQEVRSALPLYDFDPTIRASDLDELERTQDFLLDSGLMWRRVDLRTLVLRDL from the coding sequence ATGAATGTTAAGTTGAGCAGGATCTTTTGGGCCCTATGCGTCGCGCTGGCCCTTGTGGGGGGGCCGGTGGGCCGTTCGATGGCGGGGGATAGGGTCAACATCACCTACGTGAAGGCCCCCCTCAACGTGCCGTCCATAGTGGAGCGGCACCTGGGGCTCTTCGAAAAGGCCTTCGCCCCCCTGGGATACCGGGTGGACTTCCCGGAGCTAACCACCGGGCCTCAACAGACCCAGGCCATGGCGGCCGGATCGGTCCAGGTGGCCCACTGCCTCGGTGGAACCTCCGCTCTCCTGGCCGCCGCCGGCGGGGTGGACCTCAAGATAGTCGGTATCTACAGCAGGTCCCCCAAGGCCTTCGTCATCCTGGTCAAGGATCCATCCATCCGGACCGTAAAGGACCTGAAGGGGCGGACGGTGGTGGGCCCCAAGGGCACGGTGCTTCACCAGCTGCTGGTGGCGGCCTTGAGGGTTCACCGCTTGGAGCAGAGGGACGTGGAGTTCCTGGACATGGGAATCCCTAATGGAGTGGCGGCCCTGATGGCCGGAAGGGCCCATGCGGCCCTGGCCGCCGGCCCCTCGGTGACCAGGGCGGTCAAGGAGGGGGCCCGGATCCTCACCGACGGGAATGGGCTGGTGGAGGGGACCACCGTGATCGCCATGTCCGGATCCTTCGTCCGGGAGAAGCCCAAGCTGGCCAGGCTGTTCCTCAAAACCCATAGGGACGCGCTGGCCTGGATCCGGGCACACCCCATGGAGGCGGAGGAGATGACCGCCAAGGAGACGGGCCTATCCCCCCAGGAGGTGAGGTCTGCGCTCCCCCTCTACGACTTCGATCCCACCATAAGGGCATCGGATCTGGATGAGCTCGAAAGGACCCAGGATTTCCTCCTGGACAGCGGGCTCATGTGGAGGCGGGTGGACCTGAGGACCCTGGTCCTCAGGGATCTGTAG
- a CDS encoding MOSC domain-containing protein, producing MAKVIAVCTSGERREPKTARQRAVFVEGKGTQEDSHFGLVERQVSLLRLEDIRAAEAGFDFPPGSLAENLVIEGLPEGLSPGQVLAVGPSVRLRVVERGKKPGEPHTYDYRGWCLLPTKGYFLSVERGGPVSPGDRVTVEDGDLG from the coding sequence ATGGCTAAGGTGATTGCGGTGTGCACCAGCGGAGAGCGGAGGGAGCCAAAGACGGCACGTCAGCGGGCGGTCTTCGTTGAGGGCAAGGGCACCCAGGAGGACTCCCACTTCGGGCTGGTGGAGAGGCAGGTAAGCCTTCTTAGGCTCGAGGACATCCGGGCGGCGGAGGCGGGCTTCGACTTCCCCCCCGGGAGCCTGGCGGAGAACCTGGTGATAGAGGGGCTTCCGGAGGGGCTGTCCCCCGGTCAGGTGCTGGCCGTGGGCCCCTCCGTTCGCCTCCGGGTGGTGGAGAGGGGCAAGAAGCCTGGGGAGCCTCACACCTACGATTACCGGGGATGGTGTCTTCTGCCCACCAAGGGCTACTTCCTCTCGGTGGAGCGGGGTGGACCGGTCTCCCCCGGCGACCGGGTCACCGTGGAGGATGGGGACCTTGGCTGA